One window of Staphylococcus chromogenes genomic DNA carries:
- a CDS encoding IucA/IucC family protein: MKVTDYNFADRNIQYRVILASIKESLFPNHARISFEDKWVEIQLHQHLLYVQYSTKSAFFQIHLEGPIVYQVGQNKEEINHLERLLELLTDKFNIPFDARLIEELQHSRLGLSLTYEQFEQRKIAMHHALKITRLPEKINFISWLSHMQGNEHTSSLAYTEGMIWEGHPSHPLTKTKLPLNEAEIRDYAPEFMKTVFLKIVLVHRSYLAITSMDDNDRFVGEHIIPEYNSRLKQFLEPLGCELSDYRVILVHPWQYEHVITEQFTIAIKNLNVIPTPYSIPSTPTLSFRTMALDHKPYHIKLPVNVQATSAVRTVSPVTTVDGPKLSYQLQGLLNIYPSLQVAMEPYGMYVKEENDIARQFAMIVRQSPKTSDNNILQFVTAALTQENPVDEQVTVDSLIEFLYGTIDAKAIETFIQSYTKALIPPLIAYIQTYGIALEAHQQNTIFQVNQQTQEFSFIVRDLGGSRIDIDTLVKEVPHIEITNESLIADNIEAVVAKFQHAVIQNQLGTLIDHFHHAHHMDEALLYKIVRECVARSIDDTLAHFNTLRDVLFGETVTVKALLNMRMHQRVKSYMEIELQNPIQKEV; encoded by the coding sequence ATGAAAGTCACAGATTATAACTTTGCGGATCGTAATATCCAATATCGTGTGATTCTTGCAAGTATAAAGGAATCTTTATTTCCTAATCACGCACGTATTTCTTTTGAGGACAAATGGGTTGAAATACAACTCCATCAACATCTTTTATATGTGCAATATTCGACGAAAAGTGCGTTTTTTCAAATTCATTTGGAAGGACCGATTGTTTATCAAGTCGGGCAAAATAAGGAAGAAATTAATCATTTAGAAAGATTACTAGAACTATTAACAGATAAATTTAACATCCCTTTTGATGCAAGACTCATCGAAGAGCTTCAACATAGTCGTCTAGGACTTTCTCTCACTTATGAGCAATTTGAACAACGTAAGATTGCGATGCATCATGCCCTTAAGATTACGAGATTACCAGAAAAAATTAATTTCATTTCTTGGTTGAGTCATATGCAAGGGAACGAGCATACGAGCAGTCTTGCATATACGGAGGGCATGATATGGGAAGGTCATCCTTCGCATCCATTAACTAAGACCAAATTACCACTCAATGAAGCGGAAATTCGAGATTATGCACCTGAATTTATGAAAACAGTGTTTTTAAAAATTGTTTTAGTGCATCGGAGTTATTTGGCTATTACCTCCATGGATGACAATGATCGATTTGTAGGTGAACATATCATTCCAGAATATAATAGTCGCTTGAAACAATTTTTAGAGCCCTTAGGTTGCGAATTAAGTGATTACCGTGTGATATTAGTTCACCCGTGGCAGTATGAGCATGTCATCACTGAACAATTCACCATCGCTATAAAAAATTTAAATGTCATTCCGACACCTTATTCTATTCCATCAACGCCGACACTCTCATTTAGAACGATGGCGCTTGACCATAAACCTTACCACATAAAACTGCCAGTTAATGTCCAAGCTACAAGTGCCGTACGAACAGTTTCACCTGTGACCACAGTCGATGGTCCTAAATTAAGCTATCAATTGCAAGGGTTGTTGAATATCTATCCTTCACTTCAAGTGGCTATGGAGCCTTATGGTATGTATGTGAAAGAAGAAAATGACATAGCAAGACAATTTGCGATGATTGTAAGACAATCTCCAAAAACGTCCGATAACAATATATTACAATTTGTCACGGCAGCCCTCACACAAGAAAATCCAGTAGACGAGCAAGTGACGGTAGACAGTCTCATTGAGTTTTTATATGGAACTATTGATGCAAAGGCCATCGAGACCTTTATCCAATCCTATACAAAGGCATTAATTCCACCTTTGATAGCCTATATACAAACTTATGGGATTGCATTAGAAGCACATCAACAAAATACAATTTTTCAAGTGAACCAACAAACACAAGAATTCTCATTTATTGTGCGAGATTTGGGAGGTTCGCGTATAGATATAGACACATTAGTCAAAGAGGTGCCTCACATTGAGATTACTAATGAAAGTCTTATTGCAGATAATATCGAAGCAGTTGTGGCGAAGTTTCAACATGCAGTGATTCAAAATCAATTAGGAACACTCATTGACCATTTCCATCATGCGCATCATATGGATGAGGCACTACTCTATAAAATCGTTCGTGAATGCGTTGCGCGTTCCATCGATGACACTTTAGCGCATTTTAACACCTTAAGAGACGTTCTATTTGGAGAAACTGTTACAGTGAAAGCGTTGCTCAACATGCGCATGCATCAACGTGTCAAATCCTATATGGAAATTGAATTACAAAACCCCATTCAAAAAGAGGTGTAA